One Spirochaeta africana DSM 8902 genomic window carries:
- a CDS encoding heavy metal translocating P-type ATPase: MSEQFGYVSQAEPEDSGLSGADDGCGSSACSCSSAGSSPFAEPRAAHRPAHRVGRQGMLHLARIAGAIGLLGGAVLLQPMPAAWAGFVAAYLLVGGQVVWRAARSCLHGAVFDEMFLMSIATLGAFAIGEPAEAVAVMLFYSVGEFFQDTAVRRSRRSIAGLMDLRPDNARVLNAAGETELLPPEQVAVSSIIVVFPGERLPLDGLVEDGSGFLDTAALTGEAVPRRVGVGDPVSAGCISLDSRLRIRVTRRFSESSVARILALVQDAAERKSLTERFITRFARVYTPVVVALAAAVAVLPPLLAGGDWYTWLYRALVVLVISCPCALVVSIPLSYFAGIGGAARRRVLVKGANYLDTLNDLHTLVLDKTGTLTCGVFAVHRVAPAPGWSREALLETAAHAESSSSHPIAVSVRAAWGGAIQVDRVTEVREESGHGITARVDGRMVLVGSERLMQRAGIPCQSCPHPGSVVHIAAGGRYAGWLVVSDRVRTEAAMALQRLRRLGIRRIAMLTGDTDAAAREIAGQLGIEEIYSQLLPEDKVAITEDLQRQLPPGGRLGFVGDGINDAPVLMRADVGMAMGGLGSDAAIEAADVVLMDDSLLRVPAALEAAGRTRRIVRQNIVFTLLAKLVFITLGAVGLAGMWAAIIGDVGVSLLAVLNAVRALGRPQALAD, translated from the coding sequence ATGTCTGAACAATTCGGGTATGTCAGCCAAGCGGAACCGGAGGACAGCGGCTTGTCGGGTGCGGATGACGGGTGCGGTTCGTCTGCCTGCAGCTGCAGCAGCGCCGGCAGCTCGCCATTCGCGGAACCGCGGGCTGCACACCGGCCCGCGCACCGTGTCGGCCGTCAGGGGATGCTTCACCTGGCGCGGATCGCCGGGGCGATCGGATTACTGGGCGGTGCTGTTCTGCTGCAGCCGATGCCGGCAGCCTGGGCCGGTTTTGTTGCAGCCTATCTGCTGGTCGGCGGACAGGTAGTCTGGCGCGCGGCCCGGTCCTGCCTGCATGGCGCGGTGTTCGATGAGATGTTTCTGATGAGCATCGCCACCCTGGGGGCGTTTGCCATCGGGGAGCCGGCCGAGGCGGTGGCTGTCATGCTGTTTTATTCGGTGGGTGAGTTTTTCCAGGATACAGCCGTGCGGCGTTCACGACGCTCTATCGCCGGGCTTATGGACTTACGGCCGGACAACGCCCGGGTGCTGAACGCCGCTGGAGAGACGGAACTGCTGCCGCCGGAACAGGTCGCCGTCAGCAGCATAATCGTGGTTTTTCCGGGCGAACGGCTGCCGCTTGACGGGCTGGTAGAGGACGGGAGCGGATTTCTGGACACCGCAGCCCTTACCGGCGAGGCCGTACCCCGCCGGGTCGGGGTTGGCGATCCGGTTTCGGCCGGCTGCATCAGCCTGGATTCCCGTCTGAGAATCCGGGTGACCCGGCGATTCAGTGAATCATCGGTAGCACGTATTCTGGCATTGGTACAGGATGCCGCGGAACGCAAATCCTTAACGGAGCGGTTTATCACCCGATTTGCACGGGTGTATACCCCGGTGGTGGTTGCCCTGGCAGCGGCGGTAGCTGTGCTACCGCCCTTGTTGGCAGGCGGGGACTGGTATACCTGGCTCTACCGGGCGCTGGTGGTGCTGGTCATATCCTGCCCCTGTGCGCTGGTTGTGTCGATACCGCTCAGCTATTTCGCCGGCATTGGCGGGGCAGCGCGTCGCCGGGTGCTGGTAAAGGGGGCCAACTACCTGGATACCCTGAATGATCTGCATACCCTGGTGCTGGATAAAACCGGCACCCTGACCTGTGGGGTTTTCGCGGTGCACAGGGTGGCGCCGGCTCCGGGCTGGTCCCGGGAAGCACTGCTGGAGACTGCTGCCCACGCCGAGTCGTCCTCCAGCCATCCGATTGCGGTATCTGTGCGGGCGGCCTGGGGAGGGGCTATCCAGGTGGATCGGGTAACCGAGGTGCGGGAGGAGAGTGGTCACGGTATTACCGCCCGGGTGGACGGCAGGATGGTGCTGGTTGGCAGTGAGCGACTGATGCAGCGTGCAGGGATTCCCTGTCAGAGCTGTCCACACCCCGGTTCGGTGGTGCACATAGCCGCAGGCGGGCGGTATGCCGGCTGGCTGGTGGTGTCTGACCGGGTGCGGACGGAAGCCGCTATGGCGCTGCAGCGGCTGCGGCGGCTGGGCATTCGCCGTATCGCCATGCTGACCGGCGACACCGACGCGGCCGCCCGGGAGATAGCCGGGCAGCTCGGTATTGAAGAAATCTACAGTCAGCTGCTGCCGGAGGACAAGGTAGCCATAACCGAGGATCTGCAGCGCCAGCTTCCCCCGGGCGGCCGCCTGGGCTTTGTGGGAGACGGTATTAACGACGCGCCGGTGCTGATGCGCGCCGATGTCGGCATGGCGATGGGGGGGCTGGGTTCGGATGCTGCTATAGAGGCGGCAGATGTCGTGCTGATGGACGACTCGCTACTGCGGGTGCCGGCTGCACTGGAGGCTGCCGGCCGAACGCGCCGGATTGTCCGCCAGAATATCGTGTTCACCTTGCTGGCAAAGCTGGTGTTTATCACCCTGGGAGCTGTAGGGCTGGCCGGAATGTGGGCTGCGATCATCGGTGATGTCGGGGTGTCACTGCTGGCGGTACTCAATGCAGTACGCGCCCTTGGCCGGCCGCAGGCCTTGGCAGACTGA
- the dctP gene encoding TRAP transporter substrate-binding protein DctP: protein MVKCRKLLVFLSYTVLFAALTSLIACGADEVSEGDVIEARLASEEIEGDFMTVWAEYFAEHMYEETDGQFQLDVYPFGTLGDNRDINELAQIGVVEFVFSDFAWISAFVPEAQVLSLHYLWPRERMPEVLEWVVNEGNIMAFLEDAFRQNGLVPLGIVYEGWQWITSQPEARTLDDLAGLRTRVMGSRLLVEDYRAYNMSPTPMDYGEVYSALQTGLIDAQVNPLFANYSMGFYEVTDYFTQMWAEPFLGIPTVNMQFFDSLPQEMQDLMMGYFKDNIIAAADWIDERNAADRARIEEERPDIVWTEWDDAEIEQARELAMTVWEDTYPDIAGDGAVEALEILLEDIQNAQIALGME, encoded by the coding sequence ATGGTGAAATGCAGAAAACTGCTGGTTTTTCTTTCGTATACAGTGCTATTTGCGGCACTGACAAGCCTGATCGCTTGTGGAGCCGACGAGGTTTCCGAAGGTGATGTCATTGAGGCACGTCTGGCATCAGAAGAGATCGAGGGCGACTTTATGACCGTCTGGGCGGAGTACTTTGCCGAACATATGTACGAAGAGACGGACGGCCAGTTTCAGCTGGACGTGTATCCCTTCGGTACACTCGGCGACAATCGCGACATCAATGAGCTGGCCCAGATCGGGGTAGTCGAGTTTGTATTCTCGGACTTTGCCTGGATCAGCGCATTTGTACCGGAGGCACAGGTGCTGTCGCTGCACTATCTCTGGCCACGCGAACGGATGCCCGAGGTCCTGGAATGGGTCGTAAACGAGGGTAATATCATGGCATTTCTGGAGGATGCTTTCCGTCAGAACGGCCTGGTGCCGCTGGGAATAGTCTATGAGGGCTGGCAGTGGATCACCTCACAGCCCGAGGCCCGCACCCTGGACGACCTTGCCGGTCTGCGAACCCGGGTAATGGGATCGCGCCTGCTGGTCGAAGACTACCGCGCCTACAACATGAGCCCGACCCCAATGGATTACGGCGAGGTCTACAGCGCTCTGCAGACCGGCCTGATCGATGCCCAGGTGAATCCTCTGTTCGCCAACTACAGCATGGGATTTTATGAGGTAACCGACTACTTTACCCAGATGTGGGCAGAACCATTTCTGGGGATCCCCACGGTGAACATGCAGTTCTTCGACAGCCTGCCGCAGGAAATGCAGGATCTGATGATGGGTTATTTCAAGGACAACATTATCGCTGCAGCCGACTGGATCGACGAGCGCAATGCCGCCGACCGGGCCCGCATCGAGGAAGAGCGTCCCGATATCGTATGGACCGAGTGGGATGATGCCGAGATCGAGCAAGCCCGGGAGCTGGCCATGACGGTGTGGGAGGACACCTACCCTGATATTGCCGGTGACGGCGCTGTAGAGGCCCTGGAGATCCTGCTCGAAGATATCCAGAACGCTCAAATAGCACTCGGCATGGAGTAA
- a CDS encoding ATP-binding protein — translation MNRFTTSCWGCLVCAILLGLQAAPLHAEAPQPLVVSQDRSWPPMSFLDQEGNPQGLLIDLWREIAHELQRPVEFMLADTWQGSIDQVVQGDADVHGGLFSSPKREQILQFSNELLPLSAFVFAPDVAAVRSAADLAGLVTGVIYGTVEQEFMESSFPDYQLIEYPNYDSLIAAAITREIDAFVSDYPIGLYLLEHHQIPTGFKPVQHLYTSPLRAGTAPDRQDLLREINQALLNIDADTRREIGERWIRTETVEVIPAWLLPIGLPALIIGILLSYSLILRRQQHRLAAEYRQKSRELAAAHYSGRLSEERYQLLADNSRDVIWTMDLEGRFTYVSPSVLQLRGYTPEEVMQHPVEKAICPDSREMYYQGLQQIREYILSGRTFPEGRMELEQPCKDGSSIWTETIVTPLYDNQHRTVGILGSTRDISVRRESDQRIAFQQEFQKTAAAMSAEFIKASVTTIDNKVQLLLQQIGALFGVDRSYLFLFQENATVMTNTHEWCAAGIPSVKHEQQQIPVSSSPWVVQQIRADEAVYIADANTIPDEGARERQLFREQKIQSLLLVPVRDDAELMGFFGLDSLRTQRSWNEHDISLLKVFANIIADALHKVAAERELIRTKEAAIAASRTKSEFLANMSHEIRTPLNGLIGFTELLGDTSLDPVQQHYLHNAKSSAQLLLEIINDILDFSKIEAGRIDLEYAFNNLQELIQEASAIVEWQAGTKGLALQLQLPPDLPWIYTDSLRLKQILLNLMSNAIKFTDAGFIRIQASWKELDHQYAEVTISVQDSGIGIAADHQARLFDAFTQADSSTTRRYGGTGLGLAISRLLAERLGGQLLLESTPGEGSTFTLQLTASCRPAPSAARVAAERSAAAAGADGEVPTDGASPDAETSAAAAAAGSTTAGALRPRVLIAEDVPLNLELFETMVRKLYPDAEVATARDGVEACRMAAELLPDIILMDIHMPQMDGLEAARCIRQQTEASRNMAIIALTAGAATDERDTALQAGMDDFLTKPVRPRQLQELIERHLQPGTA, via the coding sequence ATGAATCGTTTTACCACCAGCTGCTGGGGCTGCCTTGTCTGCGCAATTCTGCTGGGACTGCAGGCAGCTCCTCTGCATGCTGAAGCTCCGCAGCCCCTTGTCGTCTCACAGGATCGCAGCTGGCCCCCGATGTCGTTCCTGGATCAGGAAGGCAATCCCCAGGGGCTGTTGATTGACCTCTGGCGCGAGATCGCACACGAACTGCAGCGCCCGGTCGAGTTCATGCTGGCCGACACCTGGCAGGGAAGCATCGACCAGGTGGTACAAGGGGATGCCGATGTCCATGGCGGCCTGTTTTCCTCTCCCAAGCGTGAGCAGATACTGCAGTTCAGCAATGAGCTGCTGCCGCTGAGCGCATTCGTATTCGCCCCCGATGTAGCCGCGGTTCGCAGCGCGGCCGATCTGGCCGGCCTGGTTACCGGGGTCATTTACGGGACGGTGGAGCAGGAGTTCATGGAGTCCTCGTTCCCTGACTATCAACTGATCGAGTACCCGAACTACGACAGCCTTATCGCTGCGGCGATCACCCGGGAGATAGATGCCTTTGTTTCGGACTACCCGATCGGCCTCTACCTGCTGGAGCACCACCAGATACCAACCGGCTTCAAACCGGTGCAACACCTGTACACCTCGCCCCTGCGGGCCGGAACGGCACCGGATCGCCAGGATTTGCTGCGCGAAATCAATCAGGCCCTGCTGAACATCGATGCTGATACCCGCCGTGAAATCGGTGAACGATGGATCAGAACCGAAACCGTGGAGGTTATCCCGGCATGGCTGCTGCCGATCGGGCTGCCAGCCCTGATTATTGGTATTCTGCTGAGCTACAGCCTGATACTTCGACGCCAGCAGCACCGTCTGGCTGCCGAGTATCGCCAGAAGAGCCGTGAACTGGCAGCAGCCCACTACTCCGGGCGGCTCAGCGAGGAGCGATATCAGCTGCTGGCAGACAACAGCCGGGATGTGATCTGGACGATGGATCTGGAGGGGCGATTTACCTATGTGAGCCCATCGGTTCTGCAGCTGCGCGGATACACACCGGAAGAGGTAATGCAGCATCCGGTGGAAAAGGCAATATGCCCGGATTCCCGGGAGATGTATTATCAGGGCCTGCAGCAGATCCGGGAGTACATCCTGTCCGGCAGGACCTTTCCGGAGGGACGCATGGAACTGGAGCAGCCGTGCAAGGACGGCAGCAGTATCTGGACCGAGACCATCGTCACCCCACTGTATGACAACCAGCACCGCACCGTCGGGATACTCGGTTCGACCCGTGATATCTCGGTCCGGCGAGAATCCGACCAGCGGATTGCCTTTCAACAGGAATTCCAGAAAACCGCAGCTGCCATGTCCGCCGAGTTCATCAAGGCCTCGGTAACCACGATCGACAACAAGGTGCAGCTGCTGCTGCAGCAGATTGGCGCGCTGTTCGGGGTGGATCGAAGCTACCTGTTTCTGTTCCAGGAGAACGCCACGGTGATGACCAACACCCATGAGTGGTGCGCCGCCGGTATCCCGAGTGTCAAACACGAACAGCAGCAGATACCGGTGTCCTCGAGCCCATGGGTGGTTCAGCAGATCCGGGCCGACGAGGCGGTGTACATTGCAGATGCCAATACGATTCCTGATGAAGGTGCGCGGGAGCGACAACTGTTCCGGGAGCAGAAAATCCAGTCGCTTTTGCTGGTTCCGGTCCGCGACGATGCCGAGCTGATGGGTTTTTTCGGACTGGATTCGTTGCGGACGCAACGCAGCTGGAATGAGCATGATATCTCGCTGCTCAAGGTTTTTGCCAACATAATTGCAGATGCGCTGCACAAGGTTGCAGCCGAACGCGAGCTGATCCGTACAAAAGAAGCGGCAATTGCCGCCAGCCGCACCAAGAGCGAGTTTCTGGCTAACATGAGCCACGAGATACGCACCCCCCTGAACGGACTGATCGGTTTTACGGAGTTGCTGGGCGACACCAGCCTGGATCCGGTTCAGCAGCACTATCTGCACAATGCCAAAAGCTCGGCCCAGCTGCTGCTGGAGATTATCAACGACATCCTGGACTTCTCCAAGATAGAGGCCGGACGGATTGATCTTGAGTATGCATTCAACAACCTCCAGGAACTGATTCAGGAGGCATCGGCAATTGTCGAGTGGCAAGCCGGCACAAAGGGCCTGGCGCTGCAGCTGCAGCTGCCGCCGGATCTGCCCTGGATCTATACCGACAGTCTGCGCCTGAAGCAGATCCTGTTGAACCTGATGAGTAATGCAATCAAGTTCACCGATGCGGGGTTCATTCGGATACAGGCATCCTGGAAAGAACTCGATCACCAGTATGCCGAGGTGACAATATCGGTACAGGACTCCGGGATTGGCATAGCTGCTGATCACCAGGCACGGCTGTTCGATGCCTTTACCCAGGCCGACAGCTCCACCACCCGGCGTTACGGGGGCACCGGACTGGGGCTCGCAATCTCGCGGCTGCTTGCCGAGCGCCTGGGTGGGCAGTTGTTGCTGGAAAGCACCCCGGGAGAAGGCTCGACCTTTACCCTGCAGCTGACTGCAAGCTGTCGCCCCGCGCCGTCAGCAGCCAGGGTTGCAGCGGAGAGGTCGGCAGCAGCGGCTGGCGCAGACGGCGAAGTCCCCACAGACGGCGCTTCCCCCGATGCTGAAACCTCGGCCGCAGCCGCGGCTGCTGGCAGCACCACTGCTGGCGCCCTGCGCCCACGCGTTCTGATTGCCGAGGATGTACCACTGAACCTGGAGTTGTTCGAAACGATGGTGCGCAAGCTGTATCCCGATGCAGAGGTTGCCACTGCCCGTGACGGGGTAGAGGCCTGCCGCATGGCTGCCGAACTGCTGCCGGACATCATTCTGATGGATATTCACATGCCGCAGATGGATGGCCTGGAGGCGGCACGCTGCATCCGGCAGCAGACCGAGGCATCCCGCAACATGGCGATTATCGCCCTGACAGCCGGGGCAGCAACCGATGAGCGGGATACTGCCCTGCAGGCTGGCATGGATGATTTCCTGACCAAACCCGTGCGCCCGCGCCAGTTACAGGAGCTGATCGAGCGGCATCTGCAGCCCGGTACGGCTTGA
- a CDS encoding sodium-dependent transporter yields the protein MSAPREQWTSKLAFVLAAAGSAVGLGNIWRFSYVVGTNGGAAFVFMYLVIIAVIGYPMMVTEVTLGQKAHKDPIGTFKALAPDTPWWLVGAMGVMAGFIILSFYSVVGGWSLAYVFKTFTGALGAGTDFGGEFVGLIGSAGQPIFWHALFMLLTIGIIAAGVVNGISRSVRILMPALFVLLLILVIRSVTLPGAGAGIAFYLRPDFSELNAQSLLAAVGQAFFTLSLGMGAMITYGSYLNDKEDIPDNAGWVVGLDTFIALLAGFAIFPAVFALGQDPGAGAGLAFITLPAVFAEIPAGLLFGGLFFLLLSVAALTSAISLLEVVVAWIIDEHEWVRWKAALVLGGIIFLLGIPASLSLGAADITVIGMPFFDFLDFLQESILLPLGGLLTSIFAGYVWKAKRTRDAANANAKKLKLGWWFDVLIMYVVPVAIALVMMFGLVDQYPIMAWVFAAGFGTAIFFTILYHVIKAAIKNSRPMN from the coding sequence ATGAGTGCACCACGAGAACAGTGGACGTCAAAGCTGGCGTTTGTACTGGCAGCAGCCGGTTCAGCGGTCGGCTTGGGCAACATCTGGCGCTTCTCCTACGTTGTGGGAACCAACGGGGGAGCAGCATTTGTTTTTATGTATCTGGTAATTATTGCCGTGATCGGGTATCCAATGATGGTTACCGAGGTTACCCTGGGACAGAAGGCCCACAAGGATCCTATCGGTACCTTCAAGGCCCTGGCACCAGACACCCCCTGGTGGCTGGTGGGTGCAATGGGAGTAATGGCCGGCTTTATTATCCTCTCGTTCTACTCGGTAGTCGGGGGCTGGTCACTGGCGTATGTCTTCAAGACATTTACCGGGGCCCTGGGAGCCGGCACCGATTTTGGCGGTGAATTTGTCGGGCTCATCGGCAGCGCCGGTCAGCCAATCTTCTGGCATGCCCTGTTCATGCTGCTGACCATCGGGATTATTGCAGCTGGTGTAGTCAACGGTATCAGTCGCTCGGTACGCATCCTGATGCCTGCGTTGTTCGTACTGCTGCTGATACTCGTCATCCGTTCGGTAACCCTGCCGGGGGCAGGTGCCGGTATTGCCTTCTATCTTCGCCCTGACTTCAGTGAACTGAATGCCCAGTCACTGCTGGCAGCCGTGGGCCAGGCCTTTTTCACCCTGAGCTTGGGGATGGGCGCCATGATCACCTACGGAAGCTACCTGAACGACAAGGAAGATATACCGGACAACGCTGGTTGGGTTGTCGGTCTGGATACCTTTATCGCCCTGCTGGCCGGTTTTGCCATTTTCCCGGCAGTTTTTGCCCTGGGGCAGGATCCTGGTGCCGGTGCCGGGCTGGCATTCATCACCCTCCCGGCGGTATTCGCAGAGATCCCTGCCGGTCTTCTGTTTGGCGGGCTGTTCTTCCTGCTGCTGAGCGTTGCGGCCCTGACCTCGGCGATCTCGCTGCTGGAGGTTGTGGTAGCCTGGATCATCGATGAGCACGAATGGGTACGCTGGAAGGCTGCCCTGGTACTGGGTGGAATTATCTTTCTGCTGGGTATCCCGGCCAGCCTGAGCCTAGGTGCTGCAGATATCACCGTCATCGGCATGCCATTCTTCGATTTCCTTGACTTCCTGCAGGAGAGCATTCTGCTGCCGCTGGGTGGTTTGTTGACCTCGATCTTTGCCGGCTATGTCTGGAAGGCCAAGCGCACGCGCGACGCCGCCAACGCCAACGCCAAAAAGCTGAAACTCGGCTGGTGGTTCGATGTGCTGATCATGTACGTTGTGCCAGTAGCTATTGCGCTGGTAATGATGTTCGGCCTGGTCGATCAGTACCCGATCATGGCCTGGGTTTTTGCTGCTGGTTTCGGAACTGCAATCTTTTTTACGATTCTGTACCATGTAATCAAGGCTGCGATAAAAAACAGTCGACCCATGAACTGA
- a CDS encoding alanine--tRNA ligase encodes MTAQELRRKYIAFFVEHGHAEIAGKSLVPENDPTVLFTTAGMHPLVPYILGEEHPGGTRLVNYQKCIRTGDIEDVGDSSHLTFFEMLGNWSLGDYFKQESIRMSFEFLTSPQWLNIPIDRLAVTVFAGDDEVPRDDESAELWRELGIPEERIYFLGREDNWWGPAGQTGPCGPDTEIFYDTGMPGTAESRPGISDGKWMEIWNNVFMQYNKQADGSYQPMERKCVDTGMGVERTSTVLQGKASVYQTELFTPVIASLEGLSGVRYGDSEERDNSIRIISDHIKTAVFLIGDEAGVVPSNLGQGYVLRRLIRRALRHGRKVGLEDAFLEKPAAIVVDMYAEVYPRLQQQRDAIMQELGKEEEKFMRTLRNGEREFQKMLPNLERNPKREIPGRLAFKLYDTYGFPIEVTEELAAEHGLTVDRDGFDQAFRKHQEKSKMDDNQTFKGGLADHSEMTTRLHTATHLLHQALRDVLGDHVHQKGSNITQERLRFDFNHPDKMTPEQIAEVERIVNEKIQADLPVVMETMTLQEARDKGSIAIFSDRYEEVVKVYRIGDYSMEVCGGPHVQHTAELGNFKIKKEQSSSAGVRRIKAVVS; translated from the coding sequence ATGACTGCACAGGAACTACGTCGCAAATATATTGCGTTTTTTGTTGAACACGGCCATGCCGAGATTGCCGGAAAATCACTGGTGCCGGAGAATGATCCGACCGTACTGTTTACCACTGCCGGCATGCATCCCCTGGTACCGTACATTCTGGGGGAAGAGCATCCCGGCGGCACCCGCCTGGTAAATTACCAGAAGTGCATCCGTACCGGCGATATCGAGGATGTTGGCGACTCCAGTCATCTTACCTTCTTCGAGATGCTGGGGAACTGGTCGCTGGGCGACTACTTCAAGCAGGAATCAATCCGGATGAGCTTCGAGTTCCTGACCAGCCCGCAGTGGCTGAATATCCCGATCGATCGTCTGGCGGTAACGGTGTTTGCCGGTGATGACGAAGTGCCGCGAGATGATGAAAGCGCCGAGCTCTGGCGCGAGCTGGGAATACCCGAGGAACGGATCTACTTTCTCGGGCGCGAAGACAACTGGTGGGGACCGGCCGGACAGACCGGCCCCTGCGGCCCCGATACCGAGATCTTCTACGACACCGGCATGCCGGGGACTGCTGAAAGCCGCCCGGGTATCTCGGACGGCAAGTGGATGGAGATCTGGAACAATGTGTTCATGCAGTACAACAAGCAGGCAGACGGCAGCTACCAGCCGATGGAACGGAAATGTGTAGACACCGGTATGGGGGTCGAGCGTACCAGCACGGTGCTGCAGGGCAAGGCTTCGGTATACCAGACCGAGCTGTTTACCCCGGTCATTGCATCCCTGGAGGGGCTTTCCGGGGTGCGTTACGGGGATAGCGAGGAACGTGACAACTCGATTCGCATCATCTCGGACCACATCAAGACCGCCGTGTTCCTGATTGGCGACGAAGCCGGGGTTGTACCTTCCAATCTGGGGCAGGGGTATGTTCTGCGACGGTTGATTCGGCGGGCATTGCGTCACGGGCGCAAGGTTGGCCTGGAGGATGCCTTCCTGGAAAAACCGGCCGCGATTGTGGTTGATATGTACGCCGAGGTGTACCCGCGGCTGCAGCAGCAGCGCGATGCCATCATGCAGGAACTGGGCAAGGAAGAGGAAAAGTTCATGCGCACCCTGCGCAACGGGGAGCGAGAGTTCCAGAAGATGCTGCCGAACCTCGAGCGCAACCCCAAACGGGAAATCCCCGGCCGCCTGGCCTTCAAGCTGTATGATACCTACGGGTTTCCGATAGAGGTGACCGAGGAGCTGGCCGCCGAGCATGGGCTGACGGTTGACCGCGACGGTTTCGACCAGGCCTTCCGCAAGCATCAGGAAAAATCCAAGATGGATGACAACCAGACCTTCAAGGGTGGGCTGGCGGATCACTCCGAAATGACAACCCGGCTGCACACCGCAACCCATCTGCTGCATCAGGCATTGCGCGACGTTCTGGGCGACCATGTGCACCAGAAAGGGTCGAACATAACCCAGGAGCGCTTGCGTTTTGATTTCAATCATCCGGACAAGATGACCCCCGAGCAGATCGCCGAGGTTGAGCGTATAGTGAATGAAAAGATTCAGGCCGATCTGCCGGTTGTCATGGAGACCATGACCCTGCAAGAGGCACGGGACAAGGGTTCCATAGCCATCTTCAGCGATCGCTACGAAGAGGTGGTCAAGGTATACCGTATCGGCGACTACAGTATGGAGGTCTGCGGCGGGCCGCATGTCCAGCACACCGCCGAGCTTGGGAATTTCAAGATCAAGAAGGAGCAGTCCTCCAGCGCAGGTGTTCGGCGGATCAAGGCGGTAGTTTCCTGA
- a CDS encoding ArsR/SmtB family transcription factor encodes MESRDVCSVRQLNCTDNLEVLRRRILAASGLSELFRVLADETRTRILYVLAEQELCVCDLAWLLEMSMPAVSHHLRLLKLMRMIRGERRGKQVFYSLQDHHVLTLIRTAQEHFAETQDV; translated from the coding sequence ATGGAATCCAGGGATGTGTGCAGTGTACGACAGCTGAACTGTACGGACAATCTCGAAGTGCTGCGGCGGCGTATCCTGGCTGCCAGTGGACTGTCCGAGCTGTTCCGGGTGCTGGCAGACGAAACCAGGACACGTATTCTGTACGTGCTGGCTGAACAGGAGCTGTGTGTCTGCGATCTTGCCTGGCTGCTGGAGATGTCGATGCCGGCAGTCTCGCATCATCTGCGGCTGCTGAAACTGATGCGGATGATCCGGGGGGAACGCCGCGGCAAGCAGGTGTTTTATTCCCTGCAGGATCACCATGTCCTGACCCTGATTCGTACCGCCCAGGAGCATTTTGCGGAGACACAGGATGTCTGA